One genomic window of Arachis hypogaea cultivar Tifrunner chromosome 8, arahy.Tifrunner.gnm2.J5K5, whole genome shotgun sequence includes the following:
- the LOC112705567 gene encoding uncharacterized protein isoform X2 has protein sequence MESPNLHQHPSSSSSSSSYGSTTHHSWTPNITFHIQEDNNNNINIGVPLIQDHHHQPSCLSLNTTNPITINHNMLNSHTPPPPSSTVEFSTHDDDKLLLKTFFSAQDFYSNNNTTFCEVPSSSRRNFSHIYPTINISNNINNHSSPSPSSSSNNMTSHSLDLPAFMTTTTHGGGAAAHQQVDLGLATFSDNHLSFHLDHHHSHHHRPTHASSPRCSNSTTSTTANNNSHPSQYFVSNGTVDTKRPCTSIMDTKASQSLTASKKSRSESRPSCPPFKVRKEKLGDRIAALQQLVAPFDRHSIRTYGSNRIHKIPSKPSRDTERSIHEANTEPNQHQNDARGFSHSRRKWGTKARPSKSRPLSGAIVVHVLHSR, from the exons ATGGAATCTCCAAATCTCCATCAACAtccttcttcatcttcctcatcatcatcatatggATCCACCACCCACCATTCTTGGACTCCAAATATCACTTT CCACATCCAAgaagataacaataataatattaatattgggGTCCCTCTCATCCAAGATCATCACCATCAACCAAGCTGCTTAAGCTTAAACACCACCAACCCCATCACTATTAATCATAATATGCTAAACTCTCATacacctcctcctccttcttcaaccGTCGAATTCTCAACACACGATGATGACAAGCTCTTGCTCAAGACGTTTTTCTCTGCACAAGATTTCTACTCCAATAACAATACTACTTTCTGTGAAGTACCTTCTAGTAGTAGACGAAACTTTAGTCACATTTATCCCACCATAAATATCTCTAATAATATCAACAACCACTCATCACCATCACCGTCATCTTCTAGTAATAATATGACCTCGCACTCCTTGGATCTACCAGCTTTCATGACAACTACCACTCATGGCGGCGGTGCTGCTGCACATCAACAAGTAGATCTTGGTCTTGCTACATTTTCCGACAACCACCTTTCTtttcatcttgatcatcatcatAGCCACCACCACCGCCCTACTCACGCCTCCTCGCCGCGCTGTAGTAACTCTACTACTTCCACTACTGCTAATAATAACAGTCAT CCATCACAATACTTCGTCTCCAATGGCACTGTGGACACAAAGAGACCCTGCACTTCGATAATGGACACAAAGGCTTCTCAATCTCTAACAGCATCCAAGAAATCACGATCCGAATCGCGCCCCTCATGCCCTCCCTTTAAG GttaggaaagagaaattaggagaTAGGATTGCGGCTCTTCAACAGTTGGTGGCTCCTTTTG ACAGACACAGCATCCGTACTTATGGAAGCAATCGGATACATAAAATTCCTTCAAAGCCAAGTAGAG ACACTGAGCGTTCCATACATGAAGCCAACACAGAACCAAACCAACACCAGAATGATGCAAGGG GTTTCAGCCATAGCCGGCGGAAATGGGGAACCAAAGCAAGACCTTCGAAGTCGAGGCCTTTGTCTGGTGCCATTGTCGTGCATGTCTTACATAGCAGGTGA
- the LOC112705567 gene encoding uncharacterized protein isoform X1, with translation MESPNLHQHPSSSSSSSSYGSTTHHSWTPNITFHIQEDNNNNINIGVPLIQDHHHQPSCLSLNTTNPITINHNMLNSHTPPPPSSTVEFSTHDDDKLLLKTFFSAQDFYSNNNTTFCEVPSSSRRNFSHIYPTINISNNINNHSSPSPSSSSNNMTSHSLDLPAFMTTTTHGGGAAAHQQVDLGLATFSDNHLSFHLDHHHSHHHRPTHASSPRCSNSTTSTTANNNSHPSQYFVSNGTVDTKRPCTSIMDTKASQSLTASKKSRSESRPSCPPFKVRKEKLGDRIAALQQLVAPFGKTDTASVLMEAIGYIKFLQSQVETLSVPYMKPTQNQTNTRMMQGVSAIAGGNGEPKQDLRSRGLCLVPLSCMSYIAGDASNDTWQQSNFGGAT, from the exons ATGGAATCTCCAAATCTCCATCAACAtccttcttcatcttcctcatcatcatcatatggATCCACCACCCACCATTCTTGGACTCCAAATATCACTTT CCACATCCAAgaagataacaataataatattaatattgggGTCCCTCTCATCCAAGATCATCACCATCAACCAAGCTGCTTAAGCTTAAACACCACCAACCCCATCACTATTAATCATAATATGCTAAACTCTCATacacctcctcctccttcttcaaccGTCGAATTCTCAACACACGATGATGACAAGCTCTTGCTCAAGACGTTTTTCTCTGCACAAGATTTCTACTCCAATAACAATACTACTTTCTGTGAAGTACCTTCTAGTAGTAGACGAAACTTTAGTCACATTTATCCCACCATAAATATCTCTAATAATATCAACAACCACTCATCACCATCACCGTCATCTTCTAGTAATAATATGACCTCGCACTCCTTGGATCTACCAGCTTTCATGACAACTACCACTCATGGCGGCGGTGCTGCTGCACATCAACAAGTAGATCTTGGTCTTGCTACATTTTCCGACAACCACCTTTCTtttcatcttgatcatcatcatAGCCACCACCACCGCCCTACTCACGCCTCCTCGCCGCGCTGTAGTAACTCTACTACTTCCACTACTGCTAATAATAACAGTCAT CCATCACAATACTTCGTCTCCAATGGCACTGTGGACACAAAGAGACCCTGCACTTCGATAATGGACACAAAGGCTTCTCAATCTCTAACAGCATCCAAGAAATCACGATCCGAATCGCGCCCCTCATGCCCTCCCTTTAAG GttaggaaagagaaattaggagaTAGGATTGCGGCTCTTCAACAGTTGGTGGCTCCTTTTGGTAAG ACAGACACAGCATCCGTACTTATGGAAGCAATCGGATACATAAAATTCCTTCAAAGCCAAGTAGAG ACACTGAGCGTTCCATACATGAAGCCAACACAGAACCAAACCAACACCAGAATGATGCAAGGG GTTTCAGCCATAGCCGGCGGAAATGGGGAACCAAAGCAAGACCTTCGAAGTCGAGGCCTTTGTCTGGTGCCATTGTCGTGCATGTCTTACATAGCAGGTGATGCCAGCAATGACACGTGGCAACAATCAAACTTTGGAGGAGCAACTTAG